In Colwellia sp. PAMC 20917, a single genomic region encodes these proteins:
- a CDS encoding outer membrane beta-barrel protein, whose protein sequence is MIKSLGFGLSLLILSNQSLAQFTFGVDYINIEQEVNIIHTLFDANVNAVAATVGYSFHYSDNITITPEISYGVGISGDEDNWVSFDDMIFRTDVELDSVIRISTKFSYELNSDFKLFTTPTFSFTDFSSNLGGWTVSDDSDFGVDFGGEYNFGQHWSAQVSYGLYQYSELWRFGIRYTF, encoded by the coding sequence ATGATAAAATCTCTAGGCTTCGGTCTTTCCCTCTTAATATTGTCAAACCAATCACTTGCTCAATTTACTTTTGGCGTTGATTACATAAATATTGAGCAAGAAGTTAATATTATACATACTCTCTTTGATGCCAATGTTAACGCTGTTGCAGCAACTGTTGGTTATTCATTCCATTACTCGGACAATATAACTATAACTCCTGAAATTAGTTACGGTGTCGGTATTAGCGGAGATGAAGATAATTGGGTCAGTTTTGACGATATGATCTTTAGAACTGATGTCGAATTAGATAGCGTTATCAGAATTTCAACCAAGTTCTCTTATGAACTTAATTCCGATTTCAAACTATTCACTACTCCCACGTTTTCTTTTACAGACTTTAGCTCTAACCTAGGTGGTTGGACGGTATCAGATGATTCGGATTTTGGTGTTGATTTTGGTGGTGAATATAACTTCGGTCAACATTGGTCTGCTCAAGTGTCGTATGGACTCTATCAATATAGCGAACTTTGGCGTTTTGGCATTAGATATACGTTTTAA
- a CDS encoding tetratricopeptide repeat-containing diguanylate cyclase, producing MSLIYKYIVILLSLVSFTVFATNNIQLQTENEIRESLKKTTSHDLLLSLNDAQIFMNDLLVKVSGITDKALALEVYYANLVFLTTSDAPVDDFHKALNDVLHLAKEIKNHETYGLALTLKGAFYSRKDNIPEEIAAYKNALKYAKKHNLKQVFSGNLNNLGNRYQSLGLLDQALKYFQEAIEIDSYPLIVNNLATINILLGNLDTAEHILNSEDELGKSGLLLLFDVSVAQKNTEKAKALLEKIKRDFQPLSSVYIAYTTLAEAELYYSLKEYGKAADLFEKGLNSNVYLEKEYKHEALLLLSKSYFQLGNYKLAASSYEKWALYSDEANKKRTMQATSVILAEFNLELEVNKKEIAEKNLLIANDKLASHQRIKTLETFITVLSLGLAILIAFMFYKQHRKNRMLNEFAHTDTLTKVNNRRSLLSHLERRICNIKEGELLSIAMLDIDHFKRVNDTYGHDIGDKVLCEFSSFVAGFLRKSDIFGRFGGEEFLIIFNDNNVEQAKNIIERLLVQLADVPFSEVGKVTCSVGLAQYLNHDIKALIVEADEKLYIAKNAGRNQVAA from the coding sequence ATGTCATTAATTTACAAATATATTGTTATCTTATTATCATTAGTTAGTTTTACCGTCTTTGCGACTAATAATATTCAATTACAAACCGAAAATGAGATAAGAGAATCACTCAAAAAAACAACTTCACATGATCTTTTACTTAGCTTAAATGATGCTCAGATTTTTATGAATGATTTACTAGTGAAAGTGTCAGGTATTACAGATAAAGCTCTAGCTTTAGAAGTGTACTATGCTAATTTAGTTTTTTTGACTACAAGTGATGCACCCGTCGATGATTTTCATAAAGCACTAAATGATGTTCTTCACCTAGCTAAAGAAATTAAAAACCATGAGACTTATGGGCTTGCTCTTACCTTGAAAGGTGCTTTTTATTCCAGAAAAGATAATATTCCTGAAGAGATAGCTGCTTATAAAAACGCTTTGAAATATGCCAAAAAGCATAACTTAAAACAAGTATTTTCAGGAAACTTAAATAACTTAGGCAATAGGTATCAATCGTTAGGTTTGCTTGACCAAGCGTTAAAGTATTTCCAAGAAGCTATAGAAATTGATAGTTACCCACTTATTGTTAACAACTTAGCTACTATAAACATATTGCTTGGTAACTTAGACACCGCAGAGCATATATTAAATAGCGAAGATGAGCTTGGCAAGTCAGGTTTACTATTACTTTTTGATGTCAGTGTCGCACAAAAAAACACCGAAAAAGCAAAAGCGCTACTGGAAAAAATTAAGAGGGACTTTCAACCTTTGTCTTCAGTGTATATAGCATATACAACATTAGCGGAAGCTGAACTTTATTATTCATTAAAGGAATATGGGAAAGCAGCAGACTTATTCGAGAAAGGGCTAAATTCCAATGTGTATTTGGAAAAAGAATACAAACATGAAGCACTTCTTCTTCTCTCTAAAAGTTACTTTCAATTGGGTAATTATAAATTAGCAGCTAGTAGCTATGAAAAGTGGGCACTATATAGTGATGAAGCTAATAAAAAACGTACAATGCAGGCGACAAGTGTAATTTTAGCTGAATTCAACTTAGAACTAGAAGTTAATAAAAAAGAAATAGCCGAGAAAAACCTATTAATTGCCAATGATAAATTAGCATCTCATCAAAGAATTAAGACATTAGAAACATTCATTACCGTTTTATCGCTAGGTTTAGCAATATTGATCGCTTTTATGTTTTATAAACAGCATCGTAAAAATAGGATGCTAAATGAATTTGCTCACACAGATACATTAACTAAAGTAAACAATCGAAGAAGCCTTCTTTCCCACTTAGAAAGGAGAATTTGCAATATTAAAGAGGGTGAACTTCTAAGTATTGCTATGTTGGATATAGACCACTTTAAGCGTGTTAATGATACTTACGGTCATGATATTGGTGACAAAGTCTTATGCGAGTTCTCTTCTTTCGTTGCTGGTTTTTTGAGAAAGTCGGATATTTTCGGTCGATTTGGCGGAGAGGAGTTCTTAATTATTTTTAATGATAATAATGTTGAACAAGCAAAGAATATTATTGAACGTTTACTTGTTCAATTAGCTGATGTGCCATTTTCAGAAGTTGGAAAAGTTACATGTAGCGTAGGTTTAGCCCAATATCTAAATCACGATATTAAAGCATTGATAGTTGAAGCTGATGAAAAATTATATATAGCAAAGAATGCTGGGAGAAATCAAGTAGCAGCTTAA
- a CDS encoding PEP-CTERM sorting domain-containing protein — MKFKFLKLAVIGLTLTIGGIANAGLIYDNGGPSTYSAYSIGSSETADDFILATAYDINSVEFYFQNFNGITGWGQDITYSFYNDNSGSIGSLIATGNGQNVTAVDSGLAWCCGGNAWEVNFDLASTISLNAGHYWLGLTGASGSSPWWVTTSAISGYSGKINGSTVANDFAFSLSSQDVPEPSTLAIFALGMIGLASRRFKKQ; from the coding sequence ATGAAATTTAAATTTCTTAAATTAGCTGTTATCGGTTTAACTCTAACAATTGGTGGAATTGCAAATGCTGGGTTAATTTATGACAACGGAGGGCCATCCACTTATTCTGCATATTCCATTGGAAGTAGTGAAACTGCAGATGATTTCATATTGGCAACTGCATATGACATAAATTCAGTAGAGTTTTATTTTCAAAATTTCAATGGAATTACAGGATGGGGTCAAGATATAACTTATAGTTTTTATAATGATAATTCTGGTTCAATTGGTAGTTTAATAGCGACAGGTAATGGACAAAATGTTACCGCTGTCGACTCAGGCTTAGCATGGTGTTGTGGTGGTAACGCTTGGGAAGTGAACTTCGATTTAGCATCTACTATCTCTTTAAATGCAGGGCATTATTGGCTAGGGCTTACAGGAGCGTCAGGCAGCTCACCTTGGTGGGTGACTACCTCAGCAATCTCAGGATATAGCGGGAAGATAAATGGTTCAACCGTGGCAAATGATTTTGCCTTTTCTTTATCATCTCAGGACGTGCCAGAACCATCTACGCTGGCTATTTTTGCATTAGGAATGATTGGTTTAGCATCACGTCGATTTAAGAAACAATAA
- a CDS encoding LA2681 family HEPN domain-containing protein has translation MELADISKRLRHLIDDDPARAISEALQLMGNINLELLKAAILIDAGALLKNYDAVVEGVEIYRNAVSRYQDNSELKYNLANGLHALALSTTDKDFSWYKDTEAFRLEARQYFYVAANDNDTTIDIRSQSYTNLGNLLWSSYRWVEAYDFYTLALIENPKNGVASSGALKMLRYALQQELGDYELLVEEIEYLAFHVRQNLESIYSYSGGYGVKGIVDEVKDISGVEKNRFEVDGDEYERFVVLNNLTLSPTIHSHSHESKYWDNINISSVAVGLGCDSTVPEIFAMINILKSDYILARQLFFNASNKLFKETGNYNDTLNYACYGVNESALALAQRSALDILDKVAVATLSYLGIGGAKRTSFKEAWFKKGKEEKEKLKPAILNEIENGNTALLALTEVSRDLSNKIGFLSEKQASRNSSTHRFTVLHDLGVTPVSHSGCLEYFDYEIFLRESLHTLKLARSSVIYFVQMVLIREEKSSQKKDGIIMPLIVPSHEDIRGFDE, from the coding sequence GTGGAACTGGCTGATATTTCAAAAAGACTTCGACACTTGATCGATGATGACCCAGCTAGAGCCATTAGTGAAGCTTTACAGCTTATGGGAAACATAAATCTTGAGTTATTGAAAGCCGCAATTCTTATCGATGCGGGGGCATTGCTTAAAAACTATGATGCGGTTGTTGAGGGTGTTGAAATCTATCGTAATGCTGTCAGCAGATATCAAGACAACTCCGAATTAAAATATAATTTAGCTAATGGATTACATGCTCTTGCTTTATCTACCACGGATAAAGACTTTAGCTGGTATAAAGATACAGAAGCTTTTCGATTAGAAGCTAGGCAATACTTCTATGTGGCTGCAAATGATAATGACACAACTATTGATATAAGGTCTCAATCTTATACAAATTTGGGCAACCTATTGTGGTCATCTTATCGTTGGGTGGAAGCATATGATTTCTATACATTAGCTCTAATTGAAAATCCTAAAAATGGTGTTGCTAGTTCAGGTGCTTTGAAAATGCTCAGATATGCTCTACAGCAAGAACTGGGAGACTATGAGTTATTAGTTGAAGAGATTGAGTATTTGGCTTTTCATGTAAGGCAAAACCTTGAATCTATTTATTCTTATTCGGGAGGCTACGGAGTAAAGGGAATAGTAGATGAAGTTAAAGATATTAGTGGTGTAGAAAAAAACAGATTCGAGGTTGATGGAGACGAATATGAAAGGTTCGTTGTTTTAAATAATTTAACATTATCTCCGACCATTCACTCTCATTCGCATGAATCAAAATACTGGGATAATATTAATATATCTTCTGTAGCCGTTGGATTAGGCTGTGATAGCACAGTACCAGAAATTTTCGCTATGATAAATATATTAAAATCTGACTACATCCTTGCAAGACAGTTATTTTTTAATGCTTCAAACAAGTTATTCAAAGAAACTGGCAACTACAATGACACTCTTAATTATGCCTGTTATGGAGTGAATGAGTCTGCTTTAGCTTTGGCACAGCGAAGTGCATTGGATATTTTAGATAAAGTAGCAGTAGCTACTTTATCTTATTTGGGGATTGGTGGAGCAAAGAGAACTTCATTCAAAGAAGCTTGGTTTAAAAAAGGTAAAGAAGAAAAAGAAAAACTTAAGCCAGCAATTTTAAATGAAATAGAAAATGGTAATACAGCACTATTAGCATTGACCGAGGTTTCTAGAGATCTATCAAATAAAATAGGCTTTTTATCCGAAAAGCAGGCATCTAGAAACTCATCCACCCATCGGTTCACTGTACTTCATGACTTAGGCGTAACTCCTGTAAGTCATTCTGGCTGTTTGGAATATTTTGATTATGAAATTTTCTTGAGAGAATCCCTTCATACGTTAAAGTTAGCTAGAAGCTCAGTGATATATTTTGTTCAAATGGTGTTGATTAGGGAAGAAAAATCATCTCAAAAAAAAGATGGAATTATAATGCCATTAATCGTTCCATCTCATGAAGATATTCGAGGTTTCGATGAGTGA
- a CDS encoding TnsA endonuclease N-terminal domain-containing protein encodes MSKRSELSTSLEKALKTTLVRNLKSTSHGRPMVIAKSFISKTSNVFESIDEKWAAESFEFDPNVECYISQPFSFNYENPNGRIVRYTPDLLVRYVGRTYKFIELKDERGASSAKTLKKHMEVTPIFEDIIGYPIEIFNRAEHQPKRTFANLQLLNRFQRLFLDETVTALIKSKVGKDGCSFAELTTIAEAYEQPVSYVMTLLAKQEFTFDMTEIVTPNTLLIAA; translated from the coding sequence ATGAGCAAACGTAGTGAATTATCAACATCGTTAGAGAAAGCGCTCAAAACTACATTAGTTCGCAATCTTAAAAGCACAAGCCATGGACGGCCAATGGTTATTGCAAAGTCATTTATAAGTAAAACCAGTAATGTATTTGAAAGTATTGATGAAAAATGGGCTGCGGAAAGCTTCGAGTTTGACCCCAATGTCGAGTGTTATATATCCCAACCATTTAGTTTTAATTACGAAAACCCAAATGGTCGTATTGTCCGCTACACACCTGACTTATTAGTGAGGTATGTAGGCAGAACTTATAAGTTTATTGAACTCAAAGATGAACGAGGTGCTAGCAGTGCAAAGACCTTAAAAAAGCATATGGAAGTCACGCCAATTTTTGAAGACATTATTGGTTATCCCATTGAGATTTTTAACCGAGCTGAGCACCAACCAAAACGAACTTTTGCAAATTTACAGTTACTCAATCGCTTTCAGCGCTTGTTTCTAGATGAAACGGTTACCGCCTTAATCAAATCCAAAGTCGGCAAGGACGGTTGTAGCTTTGCCGAGCTTACTACAATAGCCGAAGCCTATGAACAACCAGTCAGTTATGTCATGACGTTACTTGCTAAGCAAGAATTTACGTTTGATATGACTGAGATAGTTACCCCTAACACTTTATTAATTGCAGCTTAA
- a CDS encoding DDE-type integrase/transposase/recombinase, which yields MQILEPEKAIVYDAIHTPEQLAEYEYIKAHMGLLQLEADPSSESTRERVALKAQVLLKSDKAISISGLYRMHQKYKVCGGHIQSMVVKPARQRKSTLNEASENFFFDVIWDVYMQLNGPSIGETLSAYNERYDDLSKAQQKEIKLIKKTQFYTRVDNLDVVETTRAREGEDAARRLARSHEDMFMADHVKQRYELDAVHLNVPLLSDDRTRYIGKIILYVAIDVYSRAIAGYYMAVVGDDELCCSKGEDSSGVIKMLNHVVLKDKVSKYAINPWPLSGAAVDFVCDAGTAFNNEVVSSYVSALGSTLIVTQSASPWKKPFIERFFRTLRGQFAKHLPGYLGNSSDRASGKNIVGEVATLTKSDVTELLERHFLDTYHTNPHCGLQGRSPLEVASSNNANGMYDLPAKFGSLEYDYGKPYERKMSANGIINLKGFEFANGASKALFFRLAKVKEKDKSIKVKVLFRNQDISTITLIDPNTLEAIVVGNRKVKTEISLAEYKALQGDKPKVKIRKSLVNNDAQRAVIENAKKQKKRSDNKKRSIKRAEKRSSAPVAPNAEPLTADDLDNVLVQGGATTGAYVEPSQQAKPVDPTKNSGQTKRQRKSGKK from the coding sequence TTGCAGATATTAGAGCCAGAGAAAGCGATTGTTTATGATGCGATCCATACACCAGAGCAACTTGCTGAATATGAGTACATCAAGGCTCATATGGGGTTGTTGCAGTTAGAAGCTGATCCTTCATCTGAGAGTACACGTGAGCGAGTCGCTCTAAAAGCTCAAGTGTTACTTAAATCAGATAAAGCCATTAGCATTTCTGGTTTATATCGTATGCACCAAAAGTATAAGGTTTGTGGAGGACATATTCAGTCCATGGTCGTTAAGCCAGCCCGTCAACGCAAATCCACTCTAAATGAAGCGTCAGAAAACTTTTTCTTTGATGTTATTTGGGATGTATATATGCAGCTTAATGGTCCATCGATAGGTGAAACATTATCTGCTTACAATGAACGATACGATGACTTATCCAAAGCACAGCAAAAAGAAATAAAACTGATTAAAAAAACGCAGTTTTATACAAGAGTCGATAATCTAGATGTAGTAGAAACTACACGTGCTCGTGAGGGGGAGGATGCTGCCCGACGTCTTGCTCGTAGCCATGAAGATATGTTTATGGCAGATCATGTAAAACAACGATATGAGCTAGACGCAGTTCATCTTAATGTACCTTTACTTTCTGATGACAGAACTAGATACATTGGTAAAATTATTCTTTATGTTGCTATAGATGTTTATAGCCGTGCAATTGCAGGTTATTACATGGCTGTAGTCGGCGATGATGAGCTGTGTTGTTCAAAAGGTGAAGATTCATCTGGTGTTATTAAGATGCTAAATCATGTTGTGCTCAAGGATAAAGTCTCTAAATATGCTATCAATCCTTGGCCGTTATCGGGCGCTGCTGTTGATTTTGTTTGTGATGCGGGCACCGCATTTAATAATGAAGTTGTTTCTTCATATGTCTCTGCGTTAGGGAGTACCTTGATTGTGACTCAAAGTGCCTCTCCTTGGAAAAAACCGTTTATTGAGCGTTTTTTTCGAACATTGAGAGGACAATTTGCAAAACATTTACCGGGTTACCTTGGGAATTCATCAGATAGGGCTAGCGGGAAAAACATCGTGGGTGAAGTAGCAACATTAACGAAAAGTGATGTGACCGAATTACTCGAACGCCATTTCTTAGATACCTACCATACCAACCCACATTGCGGTCTACAAGGTCGTTCGCCATTAGAGGTTGCTTCAAGTAATAATGCTAACGGTATGTATGACCTCCCTGCTAAGTTTGGGTCGCTTGAATATGATTATGGTAAGCCATATGAACGTAAAATGAGTGCAAATGGCATTATAAATCTGAAAGGATTTGAGTTTGCAAATGGGGCTTCTAAAGCATTATTTTTCCGCTTAGCTAAAGTCAAAGAAAAAGATAAATCCATCAAAGTGAAAGTTTTGTTTCGTAATCAAGATATTTCCACTATTACGTTGATAGATCCTAATACACTTGAAGCTATTGTTGTTGGGAACAGGAAGGTTAAAACAGAAATCTCATTGGCTGAATATAAAGCACTTCAAGGTGATAAACCGAAAGTTAAAATACGCAAGTCTCTTGTAAATAATGATGCGCAACGTGCAGTCATTGAAAACGCTAAAAAACAGAAAAAACGCTCTGACAATAAGAAGCGTTCAATCAAACGTGCCGAAAAGCGAAGTAGCGCCCCAGTAGCGCCAAATGCAGAACCCTTAACGGCTGATGATTTAGATAATGTTTTGGTCCAAGGTGGTGCTACAACCGGTGCCTATGTTGAGCCTAGTCAACAAGCTAAACCAGTTGACCCGACTAAAAATTCAGGACAAACAAAACGTCAAAGAAAGTCAGGGAAGAAATAA
- a CDS encoding TniB family NTP-binding protein, with protein sequence MNAATLTTKINEFTSVYTELDQHEKAIKAIDRVITHRHNNDCALFIIGDTGVGKSRLVEHYLQRMGELERCETKNGITRNILRAICVEVGFERGLDSLLSAILEKLGDINPYRRSTLGEKKDRAIKLLKYREVEVIFMDEIHNIDKRQTKKNSEGALSFLKTFLNQANTAFVLLGVSDAENLRLTDDELNSRCKANVYLNNYDCCGEDNTIEFIEYLLDILEELPVPIPYLACVFDSFEEEGGGYVNYDTHKQDYDNLFRFCMATKGNPKLIRRLLVAAMEVPSTKGINKEQLAEAWEFELGEKTVKNPFEQHIKSLFKAMVKEELYV encoded by the coding sequence ATGAATGCTGCTACGTTAACAACAAAAATCAATGAATTTACTTCGGTTTATACCGAGTTAGACCAACATGAGAAAGCTATCAAAGCAATTGACCGTGTCATCACACATCGCCATAACAATGATTGTGCACTATTTATCATTGGCGACACAGGTGTAGGAAAAAGTCGTTTAGTTGAGCATTACCTTCAACGAATGGGGGAACTTGAAAGATGTGAGACTAAAAATGGTATCACAAGAAATATACTTCGAGCTATCTGTGTTGAAGTTGGATTTGAGCGAGGGTTAGACAGTTTGTTATCGGCAATTCTAGAAAAGCTGGGTGACATTAATCCTTACCGCCGCTCGACTCTTGGTGAGAAAAAAGATCGAGCCATCAAATTGCTAAAATATCGAGAAGTTGAAGTGATTTTTATGGATGAAATTCACAACATTGATAAACGCCAAACAAAGAAAAATTCTGAGGGGGCGCTCTCTTTTCTGAAGACCTTCTTAAACCAAGCAAATACAGCTTTTGTGCTGTTGGGGGTCAGTGATGCAGAAAATCTTCGTTTGACTGATGATGAACTTAACAGCCGGTGTAAGGCTAATGTTTACCTGAATAATTATGATTGCTGTGGTGAAGATAATACGATTGAGTTCATTGAATATTTACTTGATATCCTTGAAGAACTACCCGTGCCTATTCCTTATCTAGCGTGTGTATTTGACTCGTTTGAGGAAGAAGGTGGGGGGTATGTTAATTATGATACTCATAAACAAGACTATGACAATTTATTCAGATTCTGCATGGCAACAAAAGGAAACCCTAAGCTTATTCGCCGGTTATTAGTTGCAGCAATGGAAGTACCTTCAACAAAAGGTATCAACAAAGAACAACTAGCGGAAGCATGGGAGTTTGAATTAGGTGAGAAGACTGTAAAAAATCCATTTGAGCAACATATTAAAAGTTTATTTAAAGCAATGGTAAAGGAGGAATTATATGTCTAA
- a CDS encoding TniQ family protein, producing the protein MSNLFFQTVPTAQFGESPKGFVSRIAYFHGNPTIRDLHQMIGVPYNRLSYDTDSKAFETLIAKLSALMKVSAYELFTCFSLPDFIAVDSHRSIRDIRINHPRVCPCCVKDEAENYIHHDWLHAHYTHCQKHDVALLNCCPNCNVDFSSQWVSDVFEGCSSCGYRWEDIKVNVSSIPEYQKMAMTLTGQSLNVYLAQLYQAALMIMRPFDINVEPLKRLPEGVNYEEVFRLAFALIFCDAFQQAFRSIRKTVWLKAAPHITEVSLDFDETLMRFDELVSFKSNVSYADLPAVKQYSQALPSKLVGISEKVAPTLITKDQTAKLLSLKDDDVMNLVEHNLLHPLDTGAHQWYFDLADVDTFLVIINSVATEPYFEDINKIDLISVSHLCDLNSCGFGETLTFILEGNIEISRSVESKRIQLSDFSVNRADVIEYFESNFSQSLNDLLTKNDLKKLCYLSDAELAVFIKHLSLSGLSLGSRKQVFESKSLIGLFENNILLNRWAKLNQVKIKDVHCYLKNYGINPSDDLLWREDIYLYDKTEKLEKMLRQFLYECGYYKGASALFLCLKYKRTILPTDFIIFY; encoded by the coding sequence ATGTCTAATTTATTTTTTCAAACAGTACCAACAGCACAGTTTGGTGAATCACCTAAAGGGTTTGTGAGCCGTATAGCCTATTTTCACGGTAATCCAACCATTAGAGATTTACACCAAATGATAGGCGTTCCATATAATCGACTGTCATATGATACCGACAGTAAGGCTTTTGAAACATTGATAGCAAAATTATCGGCATTAATGAAGGTATCTGCGTATGAACTATTTACATGCTTTAGCTTGCCTGATTTTATCGCCGTTGATAGTCATCGTAGTATTAGAGATATACGCATTAACCACCCTAGAGTTTGCCCTTGCTGTGTGAAAGATGAAGCTGAAAATTACATTCATCATGATTGGCTCCATGCCCACTATACGCATTGCCAAAAACATGATGTGGCTTTATTAAATTGCTGCCCTAATTGTAACGTTGATTTTTCATCTCAGTGGGTGAGTGATGTCTTTGAAGGTTGCTCAAGTTGTGGTTATCGCTGGGAAGACATTAAAGTAAACGTATCATCAATACCAGAGTACCAAAAAATGGCGATGACACTTACCGGTCAATCGTTAAATGTTTACTTAGCTCAGCTATATCAGGCCGCATTAATGATCATGAGACCCTTTGATATTAATGTTGAACCGCTTAAGCGGCTTCCTGAAGGTGTGAATTATGAGGAAGTGTTTAGGTTGGCTTTTGCACTCATATTTTGTGATGCATTTCAGCAGGCGTTTAGATCTATAAGAAAGACGGTTTGGTTAAAGGCTGCACCTCACATAACTGAAGTTTCGTTAGATTTTGATGAGACATTAATGAGATTTGACGAGTTAGTCAGCTTTAAAAGTAATGTCTCGTATGCTGATTTACCGGCGGTTAAGCAATATTCACAAGCACTCCCCAGTAAATTGGTTGGAATAAGTGAAAAAGTAGCGCCAACATTAATTACCAAGGATCAAACTGCCAAGCTTCTAAGTCTTAAGGATGATGATGTTATGAATTTAGTTGAACATAATTTACTCCATCCATTAGATACGGGTGCACATCAGTGGTATTTTGATTTAGCTGATGTGGATACCTTCTTGGTCATTATAAACTCTGTAGCTACAGAGCCTTATTTTGAAGATATAAACAAAATCGACTTAATCAGTGTGAGTCATTTATGTGATTTAAATAGTTGTGGTTTTGGTGAAACGCTAACCTTTATCTTAGAAGGGAATATTGAGATCAGTCGTAGCGTCGAGAGCAAACGTATACAGTTAAGTGACTTTAGTGTTAATCGTGCTGATGTTATTGAGTATTTTGAAAGTAATTTTTCACAATCACTTAATGATTTGCTGACAAAAAATGACTTAAAAAAGCTCTGCTATTTATCCGATGCAGAGTTAGCCGTATTTATTAAGCATTTATCGTTATCGGGCTTATCACTTGGTAGCAGAAAACAGGTGTTTGAAAGCAAATCTTTAATAGGGCTATTTGAAAATAATATTTTATTAAATCGATGGGCAAAGTTAAATCAGGTCAAAATAAAGGATGTTCACTGTTATTTGAAAAATTATGGAATTAACCCAAGTGATGATCTTCTCTGGAGAGAAGATATTTATCTTTATGATAAAACGGAAAAGCTTGAAAAAATGCTACGGCAATTTTTATATGAGTGCGGATATTACAAAGGGGCTTCAGCCCTTTTTTTGTGTTTGAAATATAAACGAACAATATTACCAACTGACTTCATCATCTTCTACTAA
- the hemE gene encoding uroporphyrinogen decarboxylase — protein sequence MTELKNDTYLRALLRQPVDYTPVWMMRQAGRYLPEYREVRKNAGDFMSVCRDADLACEVTIQPLRRFPLDAAILFSDILTIPDAMGLGLYFETGEGPKFERPITCKADVEKIGIPDPEVELQYVMNAVRTIRKELKGEVPLIGFSGSPWTLATYMIEGGSSKAFTKIKKMMFAEPKTLHMLLDKLADSVISYLNAQIAAGAQSVMVFDTWGGVLSPRDYNEFSLQYMAKIVDGLTRHNDGRKVPVTLFTKNGGMWLESIAATGCDAVALDWTIDIENAKARIGDKVALQGNMDPSMLYAPLPRIEQEVDKILAGFGEGGTGHVFNLGHGIHPDVNPEHAGHFIESVHRLSKPYHK from the coding sequence ATGACTGAATTAAAAAACGATACTTACTTACGCGCGCTTTTGCGTCAGCCTGTAGATTACACACCAGTATGGATGATGAGACAAGCAGGGCGTTACTTACCTGAATACCGTGAAGTTCGCAAAAACGCTGGCGATTTTATGTCGGTATGCCGCGATGCTGATCTTGCATGTGAGGTTACCATTCAACCGTTACGTCGTTTTCCGCTTGATGCCGCCATTTTATTTAGCGATATTTTAACTATTCCTGACGCTATGGGCTTAGGCTTGTATTTCGAAACAGGGGAAGGGCCGAAATTTGAGCGTCCTATTACCTGTAAAGCTGATGTAGAAAAAATAGGCATACCCGACCCAGAAGTAGAATTACAATATGTAATGAATGCGGTACGTACTATCCGTAAAGAATTGAAGGGCGAAGTACCTTTGATTGGTTTTTCAGGCAGTCCATGGACATTAGCGACTTATATGATTGAAGGTGGTAGTTCAAAAGCCTTTACCAAAATCAAAAAAATGATGTTTGCTGAGCCAAAAACATTACACATGCTATTAGATAAGTTAGCGGATTCAGTGATTTCTTACTTGAATGCACAAATTGCTGCCGGTGCGCAATCTGTTATGGTCTTTGATACCTGGGGTGGTGTGTTATCACCACGTGATTATAACGAATTTTCATTACAGTATATGGCAAAAATTGTTGATGGGTTAACTCGTCACAATGACGGTCGTAAAGTACCGGTAACCTTATTTACTAAAAATGGCGGTATGTGGTTAGAGTCTATTGCGGCAACGGGTTGTGATGCAGTAGCGCTTGATTGGACCATAGATATTGAAAATGCTAAAGCTCGTATTGGCGACAAAGTTGCTTTACAAGGTAATATGGATCCTTCAATGCTTTACGCGCCATTACCTCGTATTGAACAAGAAGTTGACAAAATTCTTGCCGGCTTTGGTGAAGGTGGTACCGGGCATGTCTTTAATTTAGGTCATGGTATACATCCTGATGTGAACCCAGAACATGCGGGCCACTTTATAGAATCAGTACACCGTTTAAGTAAGCCTTACCATAAGTAA